A single Desulfobacterales bacterium DNA region contains:
- a CDS encoding ABC transporter permease — MLKSFYYFIRLIFLQKDIIITLAKREVITQYTGSFLGFLWTFIHPLIMILVFWFVFSIGFKVKPDNNVPFVVWLTAGMASWLLFAEIVNGSSTIIQSNANLIKKTLFHSQILPLVKIISCLITHGVFLLVLFGLLFFSKNVL; from the coding sequence ATGCTAAAAAGTTTTTATTATTTTATCAGGCTTATTTTCCTTCAGAAAGATATTATCATAACCCTTGCTAAAAGGGAGGTTATAACCCAATACACTGGATCTTTTCTTGGATTTTTATGGACTTTTATCCATCCTTTAATAATGATTTTAGTGTTTTGGTTTGTCTTTAGTATTGGGTTTAAAGTTAAGCCTGATAATAATGTTCCTTTTGTTGTATGGCTTACTGCTGGCATGGCTTCATGGCTTCTTTTTGCTGAAATAGTAAATGGTTCTTCAACAATAATTCAATCAAATGCAAACTTAATAAAAAAAACCCTCTTTCATTCCCAAATTCTTCCATTAGTAAAGATTATTTCTTGCCTTATAACCCATGGGGTTTTTCTTTTAGTTCTTTTTGGACTTCTTTTTTTTTCAAAAAATGTCCTTTAG